A region of Solanum dulcamara chromosome 7, daSolDulc1.2, whole genome shotgun sequence DNA encodes the following proteins:
- the LOC129896334 gene encoding tropinone reductase homolog At5g06060-like gives MAKATGSGSSPRWSLSGFTALVTGGTRGIGHAVVEELAELGATVYTCSRNEAQLNERLQEWAVKGLQVKGSVCDASSREQRVQLMENVSAAFDGKLNILINNVGTNVRKPTTNYTAEEYTRLFATNLESAYHLCQLAQPLLKASGNGSVVFISSVAGLVHVSSGSIYGATKGAMNQLTRNLACEWAKDNIRVNGVAPWYIRTSLVEHLLENKTFLDGVISRTPLKRPGESEEVSSLVAYLCLPGASYITGQVIAVDGGFTVNGFEMPSF, from the exons ATGGCGAAGGCTACAGGCAGTGGAAGCAGTCCAAGATGGTCTCTTTCTGGATTTACCGCTCTCGTTACCGGTGGCACACGAGGAATTGG GCATGCGGTTGTGGAGGAATTAGCGGAACTGGGTGCCACAGTGTACACTTGTTCACGGAATGAAGCACAGCTCAACGAACGCTTGCAAGAGTGGGCCGTTAAAGGCCTTCAAGTTAAGGGTTCTGTTTGCGATGCATCTTCTAGGGAACAGAGAGTTCAACTCATGGAAAATGTCTCCGCAGCTTTCGATGGAAAGCTCAACATTCTT ATAAACAATGTGGGGACTAATGTTAGGAAGCCCACCACCAATTATACTGCTGAAGAATATACCCGTCTGTTtgctaccaacttggaatctGCATACCATCTGTGCCAACTTGCTCAGCCTCTTTTGAAAGCATCTGGAAATGGATCGGTTGTCTTTATCTCTTCTGTTGCTGGTCTGGTGCACGTCTCCAGTGGTTCTATCTATGGAGCAACGAAAG GGGCAATGAATCAGCTTACACGAAATTTGGCTTGTGAATGGGCAAAAGATAACATTCGGGTTAATGGTGTTGCCCCATGGTATATAAGGACGTCTTTGGTAGAACAT TTGCTCGAAAATAAAACATTTTTAGATGGAGTAATATCTAGAACTCCCCTTAAACGTCCTGGAGAATCTGAAGAAGTTTCATCCCTGGTAGCTTATCTATGTCTACCTGGGGCATCTTACATTACAGGGCAAGTTATAGCGGTTGATGGAGGATTCACAGTCAACGGGTTCGAAATGCCAAGCTTCTGA